Proteins encoded by one window of Streptomyces sp. LX-29:
- a CDS encoding fumarate reductase/succinate dehydrogenase flavoprotein subunit, which yields MTHVDRQAWDVVVIGAGGAGLRAAIEAREQGCRTAVICKSLFGKAHTVMAEGGIAASMGNVNEHDNWKVHFRDTMRGGKFLNDWRMAELHAQEAPDRVWELETWGALFDRTPDGRISQRNFGGHEYPRLAHVGDRTGLELIRTLQQKIVSLQQQDKEEYGDYEARLKVFQECTVTRVLKDTAPDGGPATGRVAGVFGYERESGRFFVIEAPAVVLATGGIGKSFKVTSNSWEYTGDGHALALLAGAPLINMEFVQFHPTGMVWPPSVKGILVTESVRGDGGVLRDSDGKRFMFDYIPDVFKEKYAESEDEADRWYEDPDRNRRPPELLPRDEVARAINAEVKAGRGSPHGGVFLDVSTRMPAEVIKRRLPSMHHQFKELADVDITAEPMEVGPTCHYVMGGVSVDPDTAAATGVPGLFAAGEVAGGMHGSNRLGGNSLSDLLVFGRRAGLHAARHAAGLRAADRPVPDPAQVDMAAAEALRPFSAEGGAAQPSGDGPAAPAENPYTLHQELQQSMNDLVGIIRRAEEMTEALHRLAGLRVRARRAGVEGHRQFNPGWHLAIDLRNMLLVSECVARAALERTESRGGHTRDDCPEMDRLWRRVNLECQLSDPTAGLAATDPQRGQIRLARRETPPIRPDLLELFEKDELVKYLTDEELTQ from the coding sequence ATGACGCACGTCGACCGGCAGGCATGGGACGTGGTGGTGATCGGCGCGGGGGGCGCCGGGCTGCGCGCCGCCATCGAGGCGCGCGAGCAGGGCTGCCGCACCGCCGTGATCTGCAAGTCCCTGTTCGGCAAGGCCCATACGGTGATGGCCGAGGGCGGCATCGCGGCCAGCATGGGCAACGTCAACGAGCACGACAACTGGAAGGTCCACTTCCGCGACACCATGCGCGGCGGGAAGTTCCTCAACGACTGGCGGATGGCCGAGCTGCACGCCCAGGAGGCACCGGACCGGGTCTGGGAGCTGGAGACCTGGGGCGCGCTCTTCGACCGGACCCCCGACGGCCGGATCTCCCAGCGCAACTTCGGCGGCCATGAGTACCCGCGGCTGGCCCACGTCGGCGACCGCACCGGCCTGGAGCTGATCCGCACCCTCCAGCAGAAGATCGTCTCCCTCCAGCAGCAGGACAAGGAGGAGTACGGCGACTACGAGGCGCGCCTGAAGGTCTTCCAGGAGTGCACGGTCACCCGCGTCCTCAAGGACACCGCGCCCGACGGCGGCCCCGCCACGGGCCGGGTGGCCGGCGTCTTCGGCTACGAGCGGGAGTCCGGCCGCTTCTTCGTGATCGAGGCCCCCGCCGTGGTGCTGGCCACCGGAGGCATCGGCAAGTCCTTCAAGGTGACCTCCAACTCCTGGGAGTACACCGGCGACGGGCACGCGCTGGCGCTGCTGGCCGGGGCGCCGCTGATCAACATGGAGTTCGTGCAGTTCCACCCCACCGGCATGGTCTGGCCGCCGTCGGTCAAGGGCATCCTGGTCACCGAGTCCGTGCGCGGCGACGGCGGGGTGCTGCGCGACAGCGACGGCAAGCGGTTCATGTTCGACTACATCCCGGACGTCTTCAAGGAGAAGTACGCGGAGTCCGAGGACGAGGCCGACCGCTGGTACGAGGACCCCGACCGCAACCGCCGCCCACCCGAGCTGCTCCCCCGCGACGAGGTGGCGCGCGCCATCAACGCCGAGGTCAAGGCCGGCCGCGGCTCCCCGCACGGCGGGGTCTTCCTCGACGTCTCCACCCGGATGCCGGCCGAGGTGATCAAGCGCCGGCTGCCCTCCATGCACCACCAGTTCAAGGAACTGGCCGACGTCGACATCACCGCCGAGCCCATGGAGGTCGGGCCCACCTGCCACTACGTGATGGGCGGGGTCTCCGTCGACCCGGACACCGCGGCCGCCACCGGGGTTCCGGGGCTCTTCGCCGCCGGTGAGGTGGCCGGCGGCATGCACGGCTCCAACCGGCTCGGCGGCAACTCGCTCTCCGACCTGCTGGTCTTCGGCCGCCGGGCGGGACTGCACGCGGCCCGACACGCGGCCGGGCTGCGCGCGGCGGACCGGCCGGTGCCGGACCCGGCCCAGGTGGACATGGCGGCGGCCGAGGCGCTGCGCCCGTTCAGCGCGGAGGGCGGCGCCGCCCAGCCGTCGGGCGACGGGCCCGCCGCCCCGGCCGAGAACCCGTACACCCTCCACCAGGAGCTCCAGCAGTCCATGAACGACCTGGTGGGCATCATCCGGCGGGCCGAGGAGATGACCGAGGCGCTGCACCGGCTGGCCGGACTGCGGGTGCGCGCCCGGCGGGCCGGCGTCGAGGGGCACCGGCAGTTCAACCCCGGCTGGCACCTGGCCATCGACCTGCGCAACATGCTGCTGGTCAGCGAGTGCGTGGCGCGCGCCGCGCTGGAGCGCACCGAGAGTCGCGGCGGCCACACCCGCGACGACTGCCCGGAGATGGACCGGCTGTGGCGCCGGGTCAACCTGGAGTGCCAGCTCTCCGACCCCACCGCCGGGCTCGCCGCCACCGATCCGCAGCGCGGCCAGATCCGGCTGGCCCGCCGGGAGACCCCGCCCATCAGGCCCGACCTGCTGGAGCTGTTCGAGAAGGACGAGCTGGTGAAGTACCTGACGGACGAGGAGCTGACCCAGTGA